In Streptomyces puniciscabiei, a single genomic region encodes these proteins:
- a CDS encoding PPOX class F420-dependent oxidoreductase — MAPNIATNTRVSLDELLDFVRPRHRALLITRRADGGPQASPLTCGVDDSGRIVVSTYPERAKTRNAQRDPRVSVLVLSDEWNGPWVQIDGTAEVIDTPDSVEPLVEYYRNIAGEHPDWDEYRAAMVKQGKSIIRVTPERWGPVATGGFPARLVEGQ, encoded by the coding sequence ATGGCACCGAACATCGCTACCAACACCCGTGTGTCGCTGGACGAGCTGCTGGACTTCGTACGACCCCGCCACCGCGCCCTGCTGATCACCCGCCGCGCCGACGGCGGACCGCAGGCCTCCCCGCTGACCTGCGGCGTGGACGACTCGGGCCGGATCGTCGTCTCCACCTACCCCGAGCGGGCCAAGACCCGCAACGCCCAGCGTGATCCCCGCGTCAGCGTGCTCGTCCTGAGCGACGAGTGGAACGGCCCCTGGGTCCAGATCGACGGCACCGCCGAGGTCATCGACACCCCGGACTCGGTGGAACCCCTGGTCGAGTACTACCGCAACATCGCCGGCGAACACCCCGACTGGGACGAGTACCGCGCGGCCATGGTCAAGCAGGGCAAGTCCATCATCCGAGTGACACCCGAACGCTGGGGGCCAGTGGCCACGGGAGGGTTTCCGGCGCGGCTGGTGGAGGGGCAGTAG
- a CDS encoding YceI family protein: MGLTAKIRTRDGWAVSHAVVTVTDMTGTQVLRAEADAEGAVRDATELAPGAYTVIVTAVGYAPAASSAIVTASGRAEVGTVTLARQGGTELPPPGPWTIDPVHSSVAAVAQHLGISSVHGRFTEFGGTIEIAPDDVTKSRVEAVIKAASIDTGNGMRDGHLKSADFLDVEQHPEITYRSTGVTAAGSDRWTVHGELSMHGVVRPVDLDLAYLGTGADPWGGTRAAFRATAELHREDFAMNYNQVLQAGIAAIGTTLKVELDIQAVQGDSLPQA; encoded by the coding sequence ATGGGACTGACCGCGAAGATCCGTACGCGGGACGGGTGGGCCGTGTCGCACGCGGTCGTCACGGTGACCGACATGACCGGTACGCAGGTGCTGCGCGCCGAGGCGGACGCCGAGGGAGCCGTACGGGATGCCACCGAGCTGGCGCCGGGGGCGTACACGGTGATCGTGACGGCCGTCGGGTACGCGCCCGCGGCCTCCTCCGCGATCGTCACCGCGAGCGGCCGGGCCGAGGTCGGCACGGTCACGCTGGCCCGGCAGGGCGGCACCGAGCTGCCGCCGCCCGGGCCCTGGACCATCGACCCGGTGCACTCCTCCGTCGCCGCGGTCGCGCAGCACCTGGGGATCTCCAGCGTGCACGGCCGGTTCACGGAGTTCGGCGGCACGATCGAGATCGCACCGGACGACGTCACCAAGTCCCGCGTCGAGGCGGTCATCAAGGCCGCGTCCATCGACACGGGCAACGGCATGCGCGACGGCCATCTGAAGTCCGCGGACTTCCTCGACGTCGAGCAGCACCCGGAGATCACCTACCGCTCCACGGGCGTGACGGCGGCCGGCTCGGACCGCTGGACGGTCCACGGCGAACTGTCCATGCACGGCGTGGTCCGGCCGGTCGACCTCGACCTCGCCTACCTCGGCACCGGCGCGGATCCGTGGGGCGGCACGCGCGCCGCGTTCCGCGCGACGGCCGAGCTGCACCGCGAGGACTTCGCGATGAACTACAACCAGGTGCTCCAGGCCGGCATCGCCGCGATCGGTACGACGCTGAAGGTGGAGCTGGACATCCAGGCGGTGCAGGGCGACTCGCTGCCCCAGGCATAG
- a CDS encoding MFS transporter, which yields MATTTPAGVRAHAKHGGGPGHAPMTHRQIMEALSGLLLGMFVAILSSTIVSNALPHIIGDLGGGQSAYTWVVTAALLSMTAATPLWGKLADLYSKKALVQIALIIYVVASMAAGLSQNPGMLITFRVFQGIGVGGLSALAQIVMAAMISPRERGRYSGYLGATFAVATVGGPLLGGVITDTSWLGWRWCFYVGVPFAVIALIVLQKTLHLPVVKREVKVDWGGATLISAAVSLLLIWVTFAGDKYDWISWQTYAMVGGSIVLGALFVLVESRASEPIIPLRLFRNRTITLASLASLFVGVAMFTGTVFFSQYFQLARDKSPTMSGVMTIPMIGGLFVSSTVSGQFITRTGRWKAWLVSGGVLVTAGLVLLGGIRYDTDYWKMAIFMALLGLGIGMMMQNLVLATQNQVAPSDLGSASSTVTFFRSLGGAVGVSALGAVMSRRITHYVQDGVAALSPKYRAALAGSSGSTDSIPDMNKLPAPIRTLLESAYGHGIADVFFIAGCLAAAAFLITLFIKEVPLKTKGALAQAAEGHAPAEVPAEAAPATEATTEAPAAERVPSWATPVVSDTSGATATAVQPAATAVATIAEPGTGGPGGTPVHGFVRGAESAPVPQAAVTLISLSGRQLGRAVAQADGSYSVDAPGTGSYVLIASADGYQPQASTVVVGEEPVSYDILLSGTSGLTGVVRAAGSALPVKDAMVIVTDVRGDLLATAATGEQGDFAFTDLVPGTVTMAVNASGFRPRAVPVEIGATGLTRIEIDLDAGARLQGVVRAPHGPLADARVTLVDQAGNVVGTATTGSDGAYAFTDLDSGEYTVIATGYPPVATALTVAGTGVDGHHIELAHPGE from the coding sequence ATGGCAACGACCACACCAGCCGGTGTGCGGGCTCACGCCAAGCACGGGGGAGGCCCAGGCCACGCCCCGATGACGCACCGGCAGATCATGGAGGCCCTGTCCGGGCTGCTGCTCGGCATGTTCGTGGCGATCCTGTCGTCCACGATCGTCTCCAACGCCCTGCCGCACATCATCGGCGACCTCGGCGGCGGCCAGTCCGCCTACACCTGGGTGGTCACCGCCGCCCTGCTGTCGATGACCGCGGCCACTCCCCTGTGGGGCAAGCTCGCCGACCTGTACAGCAAGAAGGCGCTCGTCCAGATAGCCCTGATCATCTACGTCGTCGCGTCGATGGCGGCCGGCCTGTCGCAGAACCCCGGCATGCTCATCACCTTCCGGGTCTTCCAGGGCATCGGCGTCGGCGGTCTGTCCGCCCTGGCGCAGATCGTCATGGCGGCGATGATCTCCCCGCGTGAGCGCGGCCGTTACTCCGGCTACCTGGGCGCCACCTTCGCCGTCGCCACCGTCGGCGGCCCGCTGCTCGGCGGTGTCATCACCGACACCTCCTGGCTGGGCTGGCGCTGGTGCTTCTACGTCGGTGTCCCCTTCGCCGTCATCGCGCTGATCGTGCTGCAGAAGACCCTGCACCTGCCCGTGGTCAAGCGGGAGGTCAAGGTCGACTGGGGCGGCGCGACCCTCATCTCCGCCGCCGTCTCCCTGCTGCTGATCTGGGTCACCTTCGCCGGTGACAAGTACGACTGGATCTCCTGGCAGACCTACGCGATGGTCGGCGGTTCGATCGTCCTCGGCGCGCTCTTCGTGCTCGTCGAGTCCAGGGCCAGCGAGCCGATCATCCCGCTGCGCCTGTTCCGGAACCGCACCATCACGCTGGCGTCGCTGGCCTCGCTGTTCGTCGGTGTCGCGATGTTCACCGGCACGGTGTTCTTCAGTCAGTACTTCCAGCTGGCCCGCGACAAGTCCCCCACGATGTCGGGCGTCATGACCATCCCGATGATCGGCGGCCTGTTCGTCTCCTCGACCGTCTCGGGTCAGTTCATCACCCGCACCGGCCGCTGGAAGGCCTGGCTGGTCAGCGGTGGCGTCCTGGTCACGGCCGGCCTGGTGCTGCTCGGCGGCATCCGGTACGACACCGACTACTGGAAGATGGCCATCTTCATGGCGCTGCTGGGTCTCGGCATCGGCATGATGATGCAGAACCTGGTGCTCGCCACGCAGAACCAGGTGGCGCCCTCCGACCTCGGTTCGGCCAGCTCCACGGTCACCTTCTTCCGCTCCCTCGGCGGTGCGGTCGGCGTCTCCGCGCTGGGTGCCGTGATGTCCCGCCGGATCACGCACTACGTCCAGGACGGCGTCGCCGCACTGAGCCCCAAGTACCGGGCGGCCCTGGCCGGCAGCTCCGGCTCGACCGACAGCATCCCGGACATGAACAAGCTCCCGGCGCCCATCCGGACGCTGCTGGAGAGCGCCTACGGCCACGGCATCGCGGACGTCTTCTTCATCGCCGGCTGCCTCGCCGCGGCCGCCTTCCTGATCACGCTGTTCATCAAGGAGGTCCCCCTGAAGACCAAGGGCGCGCTCGCACAGGCCGCCGAAGGCCACGCTCCGGCCGAGGTCCCGGCCGAGGCCGCCCCCGCCACGGAGGCCACCACCGAGGCTCCGGCCGCAGAACGGGTGCCCAGCTGGGCCACCCCCGTCGTGTCGGACACCTCCGGAGCCACGGCCACCGCCGTCCAGCCGGCGGCGACCGCCGTCGCCACCATCGCCGAGCCCGGCACCGGTGGCCCGGGCGGCACCCCGGTGCACGGCTTCGTCCGCGGCGCCGAGAGCGCCCCGGTCCCGCAGGCCGCGGTCACCCTGATCTCGCTGTCCGGCCGCCAGCTGGGCCGCGCGGTGGCCCAGGCCGACGGCTCCTACTCCGTCGACGCCCCGGGCACGGGGTCGTACGTCCTGATCGCCTCCGCCGACGGCTACCAGCCGCAGGCCTCCACCGTCGTGGTGGGCGAGGAGCCGGTGTCCTACGACATCCTGCTCAGCGGCACCAGCGGGCTGACCGGTGTGGTCCGGGCCGCGGGCAGCGCGCTGCCGGTCAAGGACGCGATGGTGATCGTCACCGATGTGCGCGGCGACCTGCTGGCCACCGCCGCCACCGGGGAGCAGGGCGACTTCGCCTTCACCGACCTGGTGCCGGGCACGGTGACCATGGCGGTCAACGCGAGCGGGTTCCGGCCGCGCGCCGTGCCCGTCGAGATCGGTGCCACCGGCCTCACCCGGATCGAGATCGACCTGGACGCCGGCGCCCGCCTCCAGGGTGTCGTCCGGGCCCCGCACGGTCCGCTGGCCGACGCCCGGGTGACGCTCGTCGACCAGGCGGGCAACGTGGTCGGCACCGCCACCACCGGCTCGGACGGGGCGTACGCCTTCACCGACCTGGACAGCGGCGAGTACACGGTCATCGCCACGGGTTACCCGCCGGTGGCGACGGCCCTGACCGTGGCCGGCACCGGGGTCGACGGCCACCACATCGAACTCGCCCACCCCGGCGAGTAG
- a CDS encoding MarR family winged helix-turn-helix transcriptional regulator, which translates to MAGQAQFEELARQLSAFGAVKRDMGRILPPECPAGSAAVLTLLGRHGGMRMSKLAELLAVDMSVTSRHVAHVAARGWIERHPDPADKRSRILRLTPAGLEQLHELSRRTTRLLAERLADWTDDEVTQLIRLMTRLRASFGDCRATAVRLPAPVLEETTRTPAST; encoded by the coding sequence ATGGCCGGGCAGGCGCAGTTCGAAGAGCTGGCGCGTCAGCTCAGTGCCTTCGGAGCCGTGAAACGGGACATGGGGCGGATCCTGCCGCCCGAATGCCCGGCCGGCTCGGCCGCCGTGCTGACTCTGCTCGGCCGCCACGGAGGCATGCGCATGAGCAAGCTCGCCGAGCTGCTCGCCGTGGACATGTCGGTCACCAGCCGGCATGTCGCGCACGTCGCCGCGCGCGGCTGGATCGAACGGCACCCGGACCCGGCGGACAAGCGCTCGCGCATCCTGCGGCTGACGCCCGCGGGCCTGGAACAGCTCCACGAGCTGTCCCGGCGGACCACGCGTCTGCTCGCCGAGCGGCTCGCCGACTGGACCGACGACGAGGTGACCCAGCTGATCCGGCTGATGACCCGCCTGCGCGCGTCCTTCGGCGACTGCCGGGCCACCGCGGTCCGGCTTCCCGCCCCCGTACTCGAAGAGACCACCCGTACACCCGCAAGCACGTAA
- a CDS encoding RNA polymerase sigma factor SigF, producing the protein MSAEQGSSKVLTPATGEAAPKELDALDVLDGIEGVTALDAVPAPPVPEAVDLPAPADLPAPPASGDIDTRTLSRSLFLRLAALDENSPERAYVRDTLIELNLPLVRYAAARFRSRNEPMEDIVQVGTIGLIKAIDRFDCERGVEFPTFAMPTVVGEIKRFFRDTSWSVRVPRRLQELRLALTKASDELSQKLDRSPTVTELAAVLGVSEEDVVDGLAVGNAYTASSLDSPAPEDDGGEGSLADRLGYEDTALEGVEYRESLKPLLAKLPPRERRIIMLRFFANMTQSQIGEEVGISQMHVSRLLTRTLAQLREGLISD; encoded by the coding sequence ATGTCCGCAGAACAGGGCAGCTCGAAGGTGCTGACGCCCGCAACCGGCGAGGCAGCGCCCAAGGAGCTCGACGCTCTCGACGTCCTCGACGGCATCGAGGGCGTCACGGCCCTCGATGCCGTGCCGGCCCCGCCCGTCCCGGAGGCCGTCGACCTCCCGGCGCCCGCCGATCTCCCGGCCCCGCCGGCCTCGGGGGACATCGACACCCGCACCCTGTCCCGCTCCCTGTTCCTGCGGCTCGCCGCGCTCGACGAGAACAGTCCCGAGCGGGCCTACGTCCGGGACACCCTGATCGAGCTGAACCTGCCGCTGGTCCGCTACGCGGCCGCGCGCTTCCGCTCCCGCAACGAACCGATGGAGGACATCGTCCAGGTCGGCACCATCGGCCTGATCAAGGCGATCGACCGCTTCGACTGCGAACGGGGCGTGGAGTTCCCGACCTTCGCGATGCCGACGGTGGTCGGCGAGATCAAGCGGTTCTTCCGCGACACGTCCTGGTCGGTGCGGGTCCCGCGCCGCCTGCAGGAGCTGCGCCTGGCCCTCACCAAGGCCAGCGACGAGCTGTCCCAGAAGCTGGACCGCTCCCCGACGGTGACCGAGCTGGCCGCCGTGCTCGGCGTCTCCGAGGAGGACGTGGTCGACGGCCTCGCGGTCGGCAACGCCTACACCGCCTCCTCACTGGACTCCCCGGCCCCCGAGGACGACGGCGGCGAGGGCTCGCTCGCCGACCGGCTCGGCTACGAGGACACGGCGCTGGAGGGCGTGGAGTACCGCGAGTCCCTCAAGCCCCTGCTGGCCAAACTCCCGCCCCGGGAGCGCCGGATCATCATGCTCCGCTTCTTCGCCAACATGACCCAGTCCCAGATCGGCGAGGAGGTCGGCATCTCCCAGATGCATGTCTCGCGGCTGCTGACCCGGACGCTGGCGCAGTTGCGCGAGGGTCTGATCTCGGACTAG
- a CDS encoding RNA polymerase sigma factor SigF: MTAFDRSLSDEEVALTVSASTAPPQEEASTPAPAPVAPEKRRGADTRALTQVLFAELKQLTPGTPEHHRVRGALIEANLPLVRYAAARFRSRNEPMEDVVQVGTIGLINAIDRFDPERGVQFPTFAMPTVVGEIKRYFRDNVRTVHVPRRLHELWVQVNSATEDLTTLHGRSPSTAEIAERLRISEEEVLSCIEAGRSYHATSLEAAQEGDGLPGLLDRIGYDDPALDGVEHRDLIRHLLVQLPEREQRILLLRYYSNLTQSQISAELGVSQMHVSRLLARSFQRLRSANRIDA; encoded by the coding sequence ATGACCGCTTTTGACCGATCATTGAGCGACGAAGAGGTGGCGTTGACCGTGTCGGCCAGTACTGCGCCGCCCCAGGAGGAGGCGAGCACCCCCGCCCCCGCTCCCGTGGCTCCCGAGAAGCGGCGCGGTGCCGACACCCGAGCCCTCACCCAGGTGCTCTTCGCCGAGCTGAAGCAGCTCACCCCGGGCACGCCGGAGCACCACCGGGTGCGCGGGGCGCTGATCGAGGCGAACCTCCCGCTCGTGCGCTACGCGGCCGCCCGCTTCCGCTCCCGCAACGAGCCCATGGAGGACGTGGTCCAGGTCGGCACCATCGGCCTGATCAACGCCATCGACCGGTTCGACCCGGAGCGGGGCGTGCAGTTCCCGACCTTCGCGATGCCGACCGTGGTCGGCGAGATCAAACGGTACTTCCGGGACAACGTCCGCACGGTCCACGTACCGCGCCGGCTGCACGAGCTGTGGGTGCAGGTCAACAGCGCCACCGAGGACCTCACCACGCTGCACGGCCGCTCCCCCTCCACCGCCGAGATCGCCGAGCGGCTCAGGATCAGCGAGGAGGAGGTGCTCAGCTGTATCGAGGCGGGCCGCTCGTACCACGCCACCTCGCTGGAGGCCGCGCAGGAGGGCGACGGACTGCCCGGCCTGCTGGACCGGATCGGTTACGACGACCCGGCCCTGGACGGCGTGGAACACCGCGACCTGATCCGGCATCTGCTCGTCCAACTCCCCGAACGCGAACAGAGAATCCTTCTCCTGCGCTACTACAGCAATCTCACCCAGTCCCAGATCAGTGCGGAACTCGGCGTCTCCCAGATGCACGTCTCCCGGCTCCTCGCCCGCAGCTTCCAGCGGCTGCGCTCGGCGAATCGCATCGACGCGTAG
- a CDS encoding Dabb family protein: MIRHLVLFKLNEGVERDDPRVVAGVEAFRALGGQIEELRFWECGWNISDRPIAYAFAINSAVEDADALKRYLEHPAHQAGVALWREFATWVIADYEF, encoded by the coding sequence ATGATCCGCCACCTGGTCCTCTTCAAGCTCAACGAGGGCGTCGAGCGCGACGATCCGCGGGTCGTGGCGGGCGTGGAGGCCTTCCGGGCCCTCGGCGGCCAGATCGAGGAGCTGCGCTTCTGGGAGTGCGGCTGGAACATCAGCGACCGGCCGATCGCCTACGCCTTCGCGATCAACTCGGCGGTCGAGGACGCCGACGCCCTCAAGCGCTACCTGGAGCACCCGGCCCATCAGGCGGGCGTCGCGCTGTGGCGCGAGTTCGCCACGTGGGTGATCGCCGACTACGAATTCTGA
- the tadA gene encoding tRNA adenosine(34) deaminase TadA, with protein MRLALAEAGRAVPGGDVPVGAVVLSPDGTTVLAVGHNEREATGDPTAHAEVLAIRRAAALLGEWRLAGCTLVVTLEPCTMCAGAIVQSRVDRVVYGARDEKAGAAGSLWDVIRDRRLNHRPEVVEGVLAAECARVLTEFFRDR; from the coding sequence ATGCGGCTCGCCCTGGCCGAGGCCGGGCGGGCGGTCCCGGGCGGGGACGTCCCCGTCGGCGCCGTCGTGCTGTCCCCGGACGGTACGACGGTGCTCGCCGTCGGGCACAACGAGCGCGAGGCCACCGGCGATCCCACGGCCCACGCGGAGGTCCTCGCGATCCGGCGGGCCGCCGCCCTGCTCGGGGAGTGGCGGCTGGCCGGCTGCACGCTCGTGGTCACCCTGGAACCGTGCACGATGTGCGCGGGCGCGATCGTCCAGTCCCGCGTCGACCGGGTCGTCTACGGCGCCCGGGACGAGAAGGCGGGCGCGGCGGGCTCGCTGTGGGACGTGATCCGCGACCGGCGGCTCAATCACCGCCCGGAGGTCGTCGAGGGCGTACTCGCGGCGGAATGCGCGCGCGTCCTCACCGAGTTTTTCCGGGACCGGTGA